In Carassius carassius chromosome 5, fCarCar2.1, whole genome shotgun sequence, one genomic interval encodes:
- the npffr2a gene encoding neuropeptide FF receptor 2a — protein sequence MNETLDLNITLEDDGNSTFVSGSNEFFLPQKNITYVGYYLHQPSVAAVFIVSYLLIFLVCMVGNGVVCFIVLRSKNMRTVTNLFILNLAISDLLVGIFCMPTTLLDNIITGWPFGSMVCKMSGMVQGISVSASVFTLVAIAVDRFRCIVYPFKQKLTISTATLIILIIWVLAVSIMCPSGVMLQVTKEQSVRVFLGDGNRTSPFYWCRENWPNQEMRKIYTTVLFANIYLAPLSLIVIMYARIGITLFKTAMPAGAKPGHDNRHSVSKKKQRVIKMLLIVALLFILSWLPLWTLMMLTDYVKLTEHQYKLINIYIYPFAHWLAFFNSSVNPIIYGFFNENFRRGFQAVFKFGLCPVGGQHRTYSHRVQGNSVQPVNLQPSTEPISLNSLENNSSRRMNHVNEQDLVMEDLEKVSECSVEGASL from the exons ATGAACGAAACACTGGACCTTAACATTACCCTTGAGGATGATGGAAACTCGACTTTTGTCAGTGGCTCCAATGAATTCTTCTTACCTCAGAAGAACATTACATACGTTGGATATTACCTTCATCAGCCATCTGTAGCAGCAGTCTTCATAGTGTCCTACCTGCTCATATTCCTGGTCTGCATGGTTGGAAATGGAGTGGTGTGTTTCATTGTGTTACGGAGCAAAAACATGCGCACCGTCACCAACCTTTTCATCCTCAACCTCGCCATCAGTGACCTTCTTGTTGGGATTTTCTGCATGCCCACAACTCTTCTTGACAACATTATTACAG GTTGGCCATTTGGAAGCATGGTCTGCAAAATGAGCGGAATGGTCCAGGGCATTTCAGTGTCAGCCTCTGTTTTCACCTTGGTTGCCATTGCGGTTGACAG ATTCCGATGCATCGTGTATCCCTTCAAGCAAAAACTGACAATATCAACAGCCACGCTTATCATTTTGATAATCTGGGTTTTGGCAGTGTCAATCATGTGCCCGTCTGGTGTCATGCTTCAGGTGACTAAAGAACAAAGTGTCCGTGTTTTCCTGGGAGATGGCAACCGAACAAGCCCTTTCTACTGGTGCAGGGAAAACTGGCCTAATCAGGAGATGAGGAAGATCTACACCACCGTCCTGTTTGCCAACATTTACCTGGCTCCTCTGTCCCTCATAGTGATCATGTACGCAAGGATCGGCATCACTCTGTTCAAAACGGCCATGCCAGCAGGCGCCAAACCGGGCCACGATAACCGTCACTCCGtgtcaaagaaaaaacaaagagtGATCAAAATGCTCCTCATAGTGGCCTTGCTCTTCATCTTGTCCTGGTTGCCTCTGTGGACGCTGATGATGCTAACAGACTATGTTAAACTCACTGAACATCAGTACAAGCTTATTAACATCTACATTTACCCTTTTGCCCACTGGTTAGCCTTTTTCAACAGCAGCGTCAACCCGATAATCTACGGGTTCTTCAATGAGAACTTCCGCCGTGGATTTCAGGCCGTGTTTAAGTTCGGCCTGTGTCCTGTCGGAGGTCAGCATCGGACCTATTCTCACAGGGTGCAAGGCAATTCTGTGCAGCCGGTGAACCTGCAACCCTCCACAGAGCCCATCTCTCTTAACAGCCTGGAGAACAACAGCTCGAGGAGGATGAACCACGTCAACGAACAAGACTTAGTGATGGAAGATCTAGAGAAAGTGTCTGAATGCAGCGTGGAAGGAGCTTCTCTTTAA